A genomic region of Candidatus Bipolaricaulota bacterium contains the following coding sequences:
- the rpmF gene encoding 50S ribosomal protein L32, translating to MAVPKYRTSRAKARARRTHQRMRVPAVTECPHCHEPKLPHRACPHCGYYNGMEIIEVKEEEE from the coding sequence ATGGCTGTACCAAAATATAGGACCTCACGGGCGAAAGCGCGGGCACGGCGGACCCATCAGCGCATGCGCGTCCCGGCGGTGACCGAGTGTCCACATTGTCACGAGCCGAAGCTCCCCCACCGCGCTTGTCCGCACTGCGGTTACTACAACGGGATGGAGATCATCGAAGTGAAGGAAGAGGAGGAATAG